One stretch of Streptomyces sp. NBC_01363 DNA includes these proteins:
- the xseA gene encoding exodeoxyribonuclease VII large subunit: MALQTSAEAPLPVGDVSRLIGGWIDRLGAVWVEGQITQLSRRPGAGVVFLTLRDPSQDISVSVTCFRQVFDRIADVVTEGARVVVLAKPEWYAPRGQLSLRATEIRPVGIGELLVRLEQLKKSLASEGLFALDRKKPLPFLPQLIGLVCGRASAAERDVLENARRRWPAVRFEVRNAAVQGVHAVNQVVQAVKELDDLPDVDVIVVARGGGSVEDLLPFSDEQLIRTVAGCRTPVVSAIGHEPDSPLLDLVADLRASTPTDAAKKIVPDVGEELDRVRQLRDRALRSVRGLLDREERGLAHALGRPSMEHPRQMVDERASEIDALIGRSRRVLGHLLDRADSELAHTRARVVALSPAATLERGYAVLQRADGHVVRAPEDAGAPGDVLRARVSGGEFAVRVGE, encoded by the coding sequence ATGGCTCTCCAAACGTCCGCGGAAGCTCCGCTGCCCGTAGGTGATGTGTCGCGGCTCATCGGGGGCTGGATCGACCGGCTCGGGGCGGTCTGGGTCGAGGGGCAGATCACCCAGCTGTCGCGGCGGCCGGGCGCCGGGGTGGTGTTCCTGACGCTGCGCGACCCGTCGCAGGACATCTCGGTGAGCGTGACGTGCTTCCGGCAGGTCTTCGACCGGATCGCGGATGTGGTGACGGAGGGCGCGCGGGTCGTCGTCCTGGCCAAGCCCGAGTGGTACGCGCCGCGCGGCCAGCTGTCCCTGCGGGCCACGGAGATACGGCCGGTCGGCATCGGCGAGCTGCTGGTCCGGCTTGAGCAGCTGAAGAAGTCGCTGGCCTCGGAGGGGCTCTTCGCGCTCGACCGGAAGAAGCCGCTGCCGTTCCTGCCGCAGCTGATCGGGCTGGTCTGCGGGCGGGCGTCGGCGGCCGAGCGCGATGTGCTGGAGAACGCCCGGCGGCGGTGGCCCGCGGTCCGCTTCGAGGTGCGCAACGCGGCGGTGCAGGGCGTCCACGCGGTGAATCAGGTGGTCCAGGCGGTGAAGGAGCTGGACGATCTGCCGGACGTCGACGTGATCGTCGTGGCGCGGGGTGGCGGCAGCGTGGAGGACCTGCTGCCGTTCTCGGACGAGCAGCTGATCCGGACGGTGGCCGGGTGCCGTACGCCGGTGGTGTCGGCGATCGGTCATGAGCCGGACTCCCCGCTGCTCGACCTGGTCGCGGACCTGCGCGCCTCCACACCGACGGACGCGGCGAAGAAGATCGTGCCGGACGTGGGCGAGGAGCTGGACCGGGTGCGGCAGCTGCGCGACCGTGCGCTGCGGTCGGTACGGGGCCTGCTGGACCGCGAGGAGCGGGGGCTGGCGCACGCCTTGGGCCGGCCGTCGATGGAGCACCCCCGGCAGATGGTGGACGAGCGCGCGTCGGAGATCGACGCGCTGATCGGGCGGAGCCGGCGGGTGCTGGGTCATCTGCTGGACCGGGCGGATTCGGAGCTCGCCCACACCCGGGCGCGGGTGGTCGCGTTGTCGCCGGCGGCGACGCTGGAGCGCGGCTACGCGGTGCTGCAGCGGGCCGACGGCCATGTCGTGCGGGCTCCCGAGGATGCGGGGGCGCCGGGCGATGTGCTCCGGGCGCGGGTCTCGGGCGGCGAGTTCGCCGTGCGGGTGGGCGAGTGA
- a CDS encoding exodeoxyribonuclease VII small subunit yields the protein MTDDATTTAGATGTLGYEQARDELIEVVRRLEAGGTTLEESLALWERGEELAKVCRHWLEGARARLDAALAGPADSQESGTTAADNG from the coding sequence ATGACGGACGACGCGACTACGACGGCCGGTGCCACGGGCACGCTCGGCTACGAGCAGGCCCGCGACGAGCTGATCGAGGTGGTGCGCCGCCTGGAGGCGGGCGGTACGACGCTGGAGGAGTCGCTCGCGCTCTGGGAGCGGGGCGAGGAGCTGGCGAAGGTCTGCCGGCACTGGCTGGAAGGTGCGCGCGCCCGGCTGGACGCGGCCCTGGCGGGTCCGGCCGACTCCCAGGAGAGCGGTACCACGGCAGCCGACAACGGCTGA
- a CDS encoding malonic semialdehyde reductase, giving the protein MSLALDPAAQDLLFREARTANTFSDEPVTEEQVQAIYDLVKYGPTAFNQSPLRVILVRSDDARARLVKHMAEGNQPKTSTAPLVAILVADNEFHEELPALMPHFPQAKDAFFSERPVRESSAALNGALQAAYFIIGVRAAGLAAGPMTGYDAAGIEKEFLDGDHKVLMVVNIGKPGEDAWFPRLPRLAYDEVVTTV; this is encoded by the coding sequence ATGTCCCTCGCTCTTGACCCCGCCGCCCAGGACCTCCTCTTCCGTGAGGCCCGCACCGCCAACACCTTCTCCGACGAGCCGGTGACCGAGGAGCAGGTCCAGGCGATCTACGACCTGGTCAAGTACGGGCCCACCGCATTCAACCAGTCGCCGCTGCGCGTCATCCTGGTCCGCTCCGACGACGCCCGCGCGCGCCTCGTCAAGCACATGGCCGAGGGCAACCAGCCGAAGACCTCGACCGCCCCGCTGGTCGCGATCCTGGTCGCCGACAACGAGTTCCACGAGGAGCTCCCGGCCCTGATGCCGCACTTCCCGCAGGCCAAGGACGCGTTCTTCTCCGAGCGCCCGGTCCGCGAGTCGTCCGCCGCGCTCAACGGCGCCCTGCAGGCCGCCTACTTCATCATCGGCGTCCGCGCCGCCGGCCTGGCCGCCGGCCCGATGACCGGCTACGACGCCGCGGGCATCGAGAAGGAGTTCCTGGACGGCGACCACAAGGTGCTGATGGTCGTCAACATCGGCAAGCCGGGCGAGGACGCCTGGTTCCCGCGTCTGCCGCGTCTCGCCTACGACGAGGTCGTCACGACCGTCTGA
- a CDS encoding DUF4245 domain-containing protein: protein MASKRGKQTVRDMFLSMAVISAAAGVVYIFVPHDENANPVKAVDYRVELLTARRAAPYPVVAPDGLTEKWKPTSVSYDRKAGNSWHLGFLDPEGKYVAVEQSTSPTKKYVTEVSQDAKNTGRTQQVAGETWQHWEGSKYDALVRHDEGSTTVVTGSASPERLAEMAAALKTS, encoded by the coding sequence GTGGCTAGCAAGCGAGGCAAGCAGACAGTGCGGGACATGTTCCTGTCGATGGCGGTCATCTCCGCTGCGGCAGGGGTTGTTTACATCTTCGTTCCGCACGACGAGAACGCCAACCCGGTCAAGGCGGTCGACTACCGGGTGGAGCTTCTGACGGCGCGGCGCGCGGCGCCGTACCCCGTGGTCGCCCCGGACGGACTGACCGAGAAGTGGAAGCCGACCTCGGTCAGCTACGACCGCAAGGCGGGCAACAGCTGGCACCTGGGTTTCCTCGACCCGGAGGGCAAGTACGTCGCGGTGGAGCAGTCCACGTCCCCGACGAAGAAGTACGTGACCGAGGTCAGCCAGGACGCCAAGAACACCGGGCGTACGCAGCAGGTGGCGGGCGAGACCTGGCAGCACTGGGAGGGCTCGAAGTACGACGCCCTCGTGCGCCACGACGAGGGCTCGACCACGGTGGTCACGGGCTCCGCCTCGCCGGAAAGGCTGGCGGAGATGGCCGCCGCGCTCAAGACGTCCTGA
- the glpX gene encoding class II fructose-bisphosphatase: MSEHHLPSQLEVSPEAPDRNLALELVRVTEAAAMAAGRWVGRGDKIGADGAAVKAMRTLVSTVSMNGIVVIGEGEKDEAPMLFNGERVGDGTGPEVDIAVDPIDGTTLNAKGMPNAIAVLAAADRGAMFDPSAVFYMDKLVTGPEAADFVDINAPVSVNIRRVAKAKNSAPEDVTVVVLDRPRHEGIVKEIRETGARIKFISDGDVAGSIMAAREGTGVDLLMGIGGTPEGIISACAIKCLGGVIQGKLWPKDEAERQRALDAGHDLDRVLSTDDLVSGDNVFFVATGITDGELMRGVRYRAETATTESIVMRSKSGTIRKIDSTHRLSKLRAYSAIDFDRAK; the protein is encoded by the coding sequence ATGTCCGAGCATCATCTGCCGTCTCAGCTCGAGGTCTCCCCCGAGGCCCCCGACCGCAACCTCGCCCTGGAGCTGGTCCGGGTCACCGAGGCCGCCGCCATGGCAGCCGGGCGCTGGGTGGGCCGCGGCGACAAGATCGGCGCCGACGGCGCCGCCGTGAAGGCCATGCGGACCCTCGTCTCCACCGTCTCGATGAACGGCATCGTCGTCATCGGCGAGGGCGAGAAGGACGAAGCCCCCATGCTGTTCAACGGCGAGCGCGTCGGCGACGGCACCGGCCCCGAGGTCGACATCGCCGTGGACCCGATCGACGGCACGACCCTGAACGCCAAGGGCATGCCGAACGCGATCGCCGTACTGGCCGCCGCGGACCGCGGCGCCATGTTCGACCCGTCGGCCGTCTTCTACATGGACAAGCTGGTCACCGGCCCCGAGGCTGCCGACTTCGTCGACATCAACGCCCCCGTCTCGGTGAACATCCGCCGTGTCGCGAAGGCGAAGAACTCCGCCCCCGAGGACGTCACCGTCGTCGTCCTCGACCGCCCGCGCCACGAGGGCATCGTCAAGGAGATCCGCGAGACCGGCGCCCGGATCAAGTTCATCTCCGACGGCGATGTCGCGGGCTCCATCATGGCCGCCCGCGAAGGGACCGGCGTCGACCTGCTGATGGGCATCGGCGGCACCCCCGAGGGCATCATCTCGGCCTGCGCCATAAAGTGCCTCGGCGGCGTCATCCAGGGCAAGCTCTGGCCCAAGGACGAGGCCGAGCGGCAGCGCGCGCTGGACGCCGGGCACGACCTGGACCGGGTGCTGTCCACCGACGACCTGGTCAGCGGCGACAACGTGTTCTTCGTCGCGACCGGCATCACGGACGGTGAGCTGATGCGCGGCGTGCGGTACCGCGCGGAGACGGCGACCACCGAGTCGATCGTCATGCGGTCCAAGTCCGGCACCATCCGGAAGATCGACTCCACGCACCGGCTCTCGAAGCTGCGCGCCTACAGCGCGATCGACTTCGACCGCGCGAAGTAG
- a CDS encoding WhiB family transcriptional regulator gives MLQLPHQPLQVAAVPSQRTPAREDQAGPWHSEAVCRRDEAGLFFAPSKEPTAARLAREESAKRVCARCPVMIECQEHALMQPEPYGVWGGLTAAERRVVLARRRRREMELKASSASSAATGRIAAAG, from the coding sequence GTGCTGCAACTGCCGCATCAGCCCCTGCAGGTCGCCGCCGTCCCTTCCCAGCGCACTCCCGCGCGGGAGGACCAGGCCGGCCCCTGGCATTCGGAGGCGGTGTGCCGCCGGGACGAAGCCGGGCTGTTCTTCGCTCCGTCGAAGGAGCCGACCGCTGCCAGACTCGCGCGCGAGGAGTCCGCGAAGCGGGTCTGCGCACGCTGTCCCGTGATGATCGAATGCCAGGAGCACGCGCTCATGCAGCCGGAGCCGTACGGGGTGTGGGGCGGTCTCACCGCCGCCGAACGCCGTGTGGTGCTCGCCCGTCGCAGGCGGCGCGAGATGGAGCTCAAGGCCTCGTCCGCGTCCTCCGCCGCGACGGGCCGCATCGCCGCGGCGGGCTGA
- a CDS encoding DUF1707 domain-containing protein: MDLEKQPQQPVAPAEPAGIRASDADRDRIADILREAMAEGRLTAEEHAERVDAVYRAKTVGELEPLVRDLPAPPGTARSAAAPGAYGHEGPTGPADNLVAIFSSSTRKGRWRVGGRTNAFALFGSVEVDLTEALFGQRLTVINATSIFGSVDVKVPENISLRGSGTGVFGNFEVATLESADPEAPVVVVNGYSVFGSVEAKPKRGKFIADLQDRLRKYLG, from the coding sequence GTGGACCTCGAAAAGCAGCCCCAGCAGCCAGTGGCCCCGGCGGAGCCGGCCGGCATCCGCGCCTCCGACGCGGACCGCGACCGGATCGCGGACATCCTGCGGGAAGCCATGGCCGAGGGCCGGCTGACCGCCGAGGAGCACGCCGAGCGGGTCGACGCGGTCTACCGCGCCAAGACCGTCGGCGAGCTGGAACCGCTGGTACGGGATCTGCCCGCGCCGCCGGGCACCGCCCGCTCGGCCGCCGCCCCCGGCGCCTACGGCCACGAGGGCCCCACGGGCCCCGCCGACAACCTGGTGGCGATCTTCAGCAGTTCGACCCGCAAGGGCCGCTGGCGGGTCGGCGGCCGTACGAACGCCTTCGCGCTCTTCGGCAGCGTGGAGGTCGATCTGACCGAGGCGCTTTTCGGTCAGAGACTCACAGTCATCAACGCGACTTCCATCTTCGGGAGTGTCGACGTCAAGGTCCCCGAGAACATCTCGCTGCGCGGCAGTGGCACGGGTGTCTTCGGTAATTTCGAAGTCGCCACCCTGGAATCCGCCGACCCCGAAGCACCGGTGGTCGTCGTCAACGGCTATTCCGTGTTCGGCAGCGTCGAGGCGAAGCCCAAGCGCGGGAAGTTCATCGCGGATCTCCAGGACCGGCTGCGCAAATACCTCGGATAG
- a CDS encoding fumarate hydratase yields MPEFAYSDLLPLGEDTTPYRLVTSEGVSTFEADGRTFLKVAPEALRTLAAEAMHDISHYLRPAHLAQLRRIVDDPEASSNDKFVALDLLKNANIAAAGVLPMCQDTGTAIVMGKRGQNVLTEGGDEEALSHGIFDAYTELNLRYSQMAPLTMWEEKNTGSNLPAQVELYATDGGAYKFLFMAKGGGSANKSFLFQETKAVLNEASMMKFLEEKIRSLGTAACPPYHLAIVVGGTSAEFALKTAKYASAHYLDELPAEGSPTGHGFRDKELEEKVFELTQKIGIGAQFGGKYFCHDVRVVRLPRHGASLPVAIAVSCSADRQATAKITAEGVFLEQLEKDPARFLPDTTDEHLDEAGDVVRIDLNRPMDDILAELTKYPVKTRLSLTGPLVVARDIAHAKIKERLDAGEEMPQYLKDHPVYYAGPAKTPEGYASGSFGPTTAGRMDSYVAQFQAAGGSKVMLAKGNRSKQVTDACDAHGGFYLGSIGGPAARLAQDCIKKVEVVEYEELGMEAVWKIEVEDFPAFVVVDDKGNDFFTEPAPAPTFTSIPVRGPGLA; encoded by the coding sequence ATGCCAGAGTTTGCGTACTCCGATCTGCTCCCCCTGGGAGAGGACACCACGCCGTACCGTCTGGTGACCTCCGAGGGTGTCTCCACCTTCGAGGCCGACGGTCGTACGTTCCTCAAGGTCGCTCCGGAGGCGCTGCGCACCCTGGCCGCCGAGGCCATGCACGACATCTCGCACTATCTGCGCCCCGCCCACCTGGCGCAGCTGCGGCGGATCGTGGACGACCCCGAGGCGTCGTCGAACGACAAGTTCGTCGCGCTCGACCTGCTGAAGAACGCGAACATCGCCGCGGCGGGCGTGCTGCCGATGTGCCAGGACACCGGCACCGCGATCGTGATGGGCAAGCGCGGGCAGAACGTCCTCACCGAGGGCGGTGACGAAGAGGCGCTGTCGCACGGCATCTTCGACGCCTACACCGAGCTCAACCTCCGCTATTCGCAGATGGCTCCGCTCACCATGTGGGAGGAGAAGAACACCGGCTCGAACCTGCCCGCCCAGGTCGAGCTGTACGCCACCGACGGCGGCGCGTACAAGTTCCTCTTCATGGCGAAGGGCGGCGGCTCGGCCAACAAGTCGTTCCTCTTCCAGGAGACGAAGGCTGTGCTGAACGAGGCCTCCATGATGAAGTTCCTGGAGGAGAAGATCCGTTCGCTGGGCACGGCCGCCTGCCCGCCGTACCACCTGGCGATCGTCGTCGGCGGCACGTCGGCCGAGTTCGCGCTCAAGACCGCGAAGTACGCCTCCGCGCACTACCTGGACGAGCTGCCTGCCGAGGGCTCCCCCACCGGCCACGGCTTCCGGGACAAGGAGTTGGAGGAGAAGGTCTTCGAGCTCACGCAGAAGATCGGCATCGGCGCCCAGTTCGGCGGCAAGTACTTCTGCCACGACGTGCGCGTCGTCCGCCTCCCCCGCCACGGCGCCTCGCTGCCCGTGGCCATCGCCGTGTCCTGCTCGGCGGACCGCCAGGCCACCGCGAAGATCACCGCCGAGGGCGTCTTCCTGGAGCAGCTGGAGAAGGACCCGGCCCGCTTCCTCCCGGACACCACCGACGAGCACCTCGACGAGGCGGGAGACGTCGTACGGATCGACCTCAACCGGCCGATGGACGACATCCTCGCCGAGCTGACCAAGTACCCGGTCAAGACCCGGCTCTCGCTGACCGGTCCGCTGGTCGTGGCCCGCGACATCGCGCACGCCAAGATCAAGGAGCGCCTGGACGCGGGCGAGGAGATGCCCCAGTACCTGAAGGACCACCCGGTCTACTACGCGGGCCCGGCGAAGACGCCCGAGGGGTACGCCTCCGGCTCCTTCGGTCCGACGACGGCCGGCCGCATGGACAGCTATGTCGCGCAGTTCCAGGCGGCGGGCGGCTCCAAGGTGATGCTCGCCAAGGGCAACCGGTCCAAGCAGGTCACCGACGCGTGCGACGCGCACGGCGGTTTCTACCTCGGCTCGATCGGCGGCCCTGCCGCGCGCCTCGCGCAGGACTGCATCAAGAAGGTCGAGGTCGTCGAATACGAGGAGCTCGGCATGGAGGCGGTCTGGAAGATCGAGGTCGAGGACTTCCCCGCGTTCGTCGTCGTCGACGACAAGGGCAACGACTTCTTCACCGAGCCCGCCCCGGCACCGACGTTCACCAGCATTCCGGTGCGGGGCCCGGGTCTCGCCTGA
- a CDS encoding LuxR C-terminal-related transcriptional regulator: MKGDHSGPRACDCRESSPDRVCDSALAAYRRALTDGNLPAGEVPGCLSALHLMVADRDAPGRLIPVPPETASFDVLGPIEATIARERRTLRSARAALSVFEGLYADAHRLEPSALTRLSGEGVIGKALEAGVAGCREEVRTAHPGGGRPVHVLEESLPRDLRNLRRGIRQRTIYQHTVRSDRTTLAHIERVTTEGAEVRTLAEVADRIIVFDRNLAFVPFSDEPHRALRIQHPSLVRFLARHFDEAWARAVPVRPERVPLRTPVVTSDLQRTILQAVVGGETDESIARRLGMSRRSVAEHVRRVSEQLGSNSRAQLGYLVATSGLLET; the protein is encoded by the coding sequence GTGAAGGGCGATCATTCCGGACCACGGGCGTGTGATTGCCGCGAATCGTCGCCGGATCGCGTCTGTGACTCGGCCCTCGCGGCCTATCGGCGCGCGCTCACGGACGGAAACCTTCCGGCGGGCGAGGTGCCCGGCTGCCTGAGCGCCCTGCATCTGATGGTGGCGGACCGTGATGCACCGGGGCGCCTCATCCCCGTACCGCCCGAGACCGCTTCGTTCGATGTGCTCGGGCCCATCGAGGCGACGATCGCCCGGGAGCGCCGCACGCTGCGTTCGGCCCGCGCCGCACTGAGTGTGTTCGAGGGCCTGTACGCCGACGCGCACCGGCTCGAACCGTCCGCCCTCACCCGGCTCTCCGGCGAGGGCGTCATCGGCAAGGCGCTCGAAGCGGGCGTCGCGGGCTGCCGCGAGGAGGTCCGCACCGCCCACCCGGGCGGCGGCCGTCCCGTGCACGTGCTGGAGGAGTCGCTGCCCAGGGATCTGCGCAATCTGCGCCGGGGCATCCGGCAGCGGACCATCTACCAGCACACGGTCCGCTCGGACCGCACGACGCTCGCCCACATAGAGCGGGTGACGACCGAGGGCGCCGAGGTCAGGACGCTCGCCGAGGTCGCCGACCGGATCATCGTCTTCGACCGGAACCTCGCGTTCGTCCCGTTCTCCGACGAGCCGCACCGGGCCCTGCGCATCCAGCACCCGTCCCTGGTCCGCTTCCTGGCCCGGCACTTCGACGAGGCCTGGGCCCGCGCGGTCCCGGTCCGCCCGGAACGGGTGCCGCTGCGTACCCCGGTCGTCACCTCCGACCTGCAACGGACCATCCTGCAGGCGGTCGTGGGCGGCGAGACGGACGAGTCGATCGCCCGGCGGCTCGGCATGAGCCGCCGCAGCGTCGCCGAGCACGTGCGCAGGGTCTCCGAGCAACTGGGCAGCAACAGCCGAGCCCAACTCGGCTATCTGGTCGCGACGTCGGGCCTGCTGGAGACATGA
- a CDS encoding MFS transporter, with protein sequence MTQDIEQADGRPDHASDTDPAGRARGERGERRYRFLVAGYALSSYGTFLNMVALNLFVYETTGRALAMGLFMAVRLGSGFVAGLIAGGLLARFAAKSLMLWTNVAQAAVMLLLVFAPGGMRTAALMAVSVVVGACGTLFMVALRSSIPEMVGDDRRPWANSLSITGRSLAMVAGFASAGVVVSLVGYTAAFVVDMATFVICAVTVALLPIPGGGGGKDARPDSEGDSGRGAEEKRRTGRWRRPGAFLASAAVPGLGLMVVLRSVDAFGSSSHNAALPVHSAALDAAHPAVFVSAFWCLWALGNVAAQQVIQRYVRRTGRTVGAPGFGYGTCLMSGAFILAFAGFPWAATTVIALVAGAADGLTEVSYTSHLQTLPADLRGHAFGLSATVENLGFGVGMILVAAALDRYSPLTVVGWSHGVAVVVAVVFLIRVTRTRGRTGVPAARSGADRGGPVR encoded by the coding sequence GTGACGCAGGACATCGAACAGGCGGACGGCCGACCGGACCACGCATCGGATACCGATCCGGCCGGCCGGGCGCGCGGGGAGCGCGGGGAGCGCCGCTATCGATTCCTCGTCGCGGGATACGCCCTGTCCTCGTACGGCACCTTCCTGAATATGGTGGCGCTCAATCTGTTCGTCTACGAGACGACGGGCAGGGCGCTCGCAATGGGCCTGTTCATGGCCGTGCGTCTGGGGTCCGGCTTTGTCGCCGGGCTGATCGCCGGGGGCCTCCTCGCACGGTTCGCCGCCAAGAGCCTGATGCTGTGGACGAATGTGGCGCAGGCGGCGGTGATGCTGCTGCTGGTCTTCGCGCCCGGGGGGATGCGGACGGCCGCGTTGATGGCCGTTTCCGTGGTGGTCGGCGCCTGCGGAACGCTTTTCATGGTGGCGCTGCGGAGTTCCATTCCCGAGATGGTCGGCGACGACCGGCGGCCCTGGGCGAACTCCCTTTCCATAACGGGGCGTTCGCTGGCGATGGTGGCAGGTTTCGCCTCCGCGGGCGTGGTGGTCTCGCTCGTCGGCTACACCGCCGCGTTCGTGGTGGACATGGCCACCTTCGTGATCTGTGCCGTGACGGTGGCGCTGCTGCCGATCCCGGGCGGGGGCGGAGGAAAGGACGCCCGGCCGGATTCGGAGGGGGATTCCGGCCGGGGTGCGGAAGAGAAGAGGCGGACGGGCCGGTGGCGGCGGCCGGGCGCGTTCCTCGCGTCGGCCGCGGTGCCCGGTCTCGGTCTGATGGTGGTGCTGCGCAGTGTGGACGCCTTCGGTTCGTCCTCCCACAACGCCGCGCTGCCGGTCCACTCCGCCGCACTCGACGCCGCGCACCCCGCCGTGTTCGTCAGCGCGTTCTGGTGCCTGTGGGCGCTCGGGAACGTCGCCGCGCAGCAGGTGATCCAGCGGTACGTCAGGCGCACCGGGCGGACGGTGGGCGCGCCGGGCTTCGGGTACGGCACCTGTCTGATGTCCGGGGCCTTCATCCTGGCGTTCGCCGGGTTCCCCTGGGCGGCGACCACCGTGATCGCATTGGTGGCCGGGGCGGCGGACGGGCTCACGGAGGTCTCGTACACCTCCCATCTGCAGACGCTCCCCGCCGATCTGCGCGGTCATGCCTTCGGGCTCTCCGCGACCGTCGAGAACCTCGGGTTCGGCGTCGGCATGATCCTGGTCGCCGCAGCACTCGACAGGTACAGCCCGCTGACCGTGGTCGGCTGGTCGCACGGGGTGGCCGTCGTGGTCGCCGTGGTGTTCCTCATCAGGGTGACCCGGACGCGTGGGCGGACCGGCGTCCCCGCCGCCCGCTCCGGCGCCGATCGCGGTGGGCCGGTGCGGTGA
- a CDS encoding M18 family aminopeptidase, with amino-acid sequence MTPLPHRSHSDDLLSFISTSPSPYHAVASAAQRLEKAGFRELRGTDDWTGTTGGSFVTRGGALIAWYVPEGAPAHTPFRIVGAHTDSPNLRVKPAPDTASAGWRQIGVEIYGGVPLNTWLDRDLGISGRLALRTPGGGTGSRLVRIDEPLLRVPQLAIHLDRTVNEGLALDRQRHLAPVWALGAHEEGALLRRVAAAAEADPDEVLGWDLMLHDIQPPGYLGADREFVVSARLDNLVSVHAGVTALTGAATAADGPAYIPVLAAFDHEEVGSGSETGAQGPLLERVLSRSVTARGGSPEDWSRALSGAFCVSADMAHAVHPNYAERHDPDHRPLPNGGPALKVNVNQRYATDSTGMAVFASACERAGVPWQPFVSNNAMPCGTSIGPITGARLGVPTVDVGVPGLSMHSARELCGANDPGHLAAVLGAFVTSG; translated from the coding sequence ATGACGCCGCTTCCCCACCGCAGCCACAGCGACGACCTGCTGTCCTTCATCAGCACCAGCCCTTCCCCGTACCACGCGGTGGCCAGTGCCGCCCAGCGCCTGGAGAAGGCCGGCTTCCGTGAACTGCGGGGCACGGACGACTGGACGGGCACGACCGGCGGCAGCTTCGTCACGCGTGGTGGTGCGCTGATCGCCTGGTACGTCCCCGAGGGCGCCCCGGCGCACACCCCCTTCCGGATCGTCGGCGCCCACACCGATTCGCCGAACCTGCGGGTCAAGCCCGCTCCCGACACCGCCTCCGCGGGCTGGCGGCAGATCGGTGTGGAGATCTACGGCGGCGTTCCGCTGAACACCTGGCTCGACCGCGATCTCGGCATCTCCGGGCGGCTCGCGCTGCGTACCCCGGGCGGCGGAACCGGCTCCCGGCTCGTCCGGATCGACGAACCCCTTTTGCGGGTGCCCCAGTTGGCCATCCATCTGGACCGTACGGTCAACGAAGGGCTCGCGCTCGACCGGCAGCGCCACCTCGCCCCGGTGTGGGCGCTCGGCGCCCACGAGGAGGGCGCGCTGCTGCGCCGGGTCGCGGCGGCCGCCGAGGCGGACCCGGACGAAGTGCTCGGCTGGGACCTGATGCTGCACGACATCCAACCGCCCGGATACCTGGGCGCGGACCGGGAGTTCGTGGTGTCGGCCCGGCTGGACAACCTGGTGTCCGTGCACGCGGGCGTCACGGCCCTGACGGGTGCGGCGACCGCGGCCGACGGGCCCGCCTACATCCCGGTCCTGGCCGCCTTCGACCACGAGGAGGTCGGCAGCGGTTCGGAGACGGGTGCGCAGGGCCCGCTGCTGGAGCGGGTCCTGAGCCGCTCGGTCACCGCACGCGGCGGCAGTCCGGAGGACTGGTCCCGGGCCCTGTCCGGTGCCTTCTGCGTCTCCGCCGACATGGCCCACGCGGTGCACCCCAACTACGCGGAGCGGCACGACCCGGATCACCGTCCGCTGCCGAACGGCGGCCCCGCGCTCAAGGTCAACGTCAACCAGCGGTACGCCACCGACAGCACCGGCATGGCGGTGTTCGCGTCGGCGTGCGAGCGGGCGGGCGTGCCGTGGCAGCCCTTCGTCTCCAACAACGCGATGCCGTGCGGTACGTCGATCGGCCCGATCACCGGGGCCCGGCTGGGTGTGCCGACGGTCGACGTGGGGGTGCCGGGGCTGTCCATGCACTCGGCCCGCGAGCTGTGCGGGGCAAACGACCCCGGCCATCTGGCCGCCGTGCTGGGCGCGTTCGTGACGTCCGGCTGA